A stretch of Endozoicomonas sp. SCSIO W0465 DNA encodes these proteins:
- a CDS encoding YggT family protein, giving the protein MSALSSSLSFLVQTLGGLYIMAVLIRFLLQLVRADFYNPISQAIVKATSPLLNPIRKIIPGYGGVDMASLVLALILQIILLYVLLLMGGYSLAAIPFPSVLISSLIKLCIEFLNIYMFSLIIIAIASWVAPNSYNPGLMLLLQITEPLTSRIRKVIPPLGGLDFSLMVLVIIIITLKNFLGALA; this is encoded by the coding sequence ATGTCTGCACTTTCTTCGAGTCTCAGCTTCCTGGTCCAAACCCTGGGTGGTTTGTATATCATGGCTGTATTGATTCGCTTCCTGCTTCAGCTGGTTCGGGCCGACTTCTATAACCCGATTTCTCAGGCCATCGTCAAGGCAACATCGCCGCTACTGAACCCCATCCGCAAGATCATTCCCGGTTACGGCGGGGTGGACATGGCCTCTCTGGTCCTGGCTCTGATACTTCAGATCATACTGCTCTACGTATTGCTGTTGATGGGTGGTTACTCTTTGGCGGCCATTCCATTCCCCAGTGTTTTGATCAGTAGCCTGATTAAACTGTGCATCGAGTTTCTGAATATTTATATGTTCAGCCTGATTATTATTGCCATTGCCAGCTGGGTAGCACCCAACAGCTATAACCCGGGACTGATGTTGCTGCTCCAGATTACCGAGCCACTCACCAGCCGGATACGCAAAGTGATCCCCCCCCTTGGCGGACTGGATTTTTCCCTGATGGTCCTGGTGATCATTATCATTACGCTGAAAAATTTTCTGGGTGCCCTGGCCTGA